A stretch of Deinococcus radiotolerans DNA encodes these proteins:
- a CDS encoding beta strand repeat-containing protein yields the protein MKTTHLFTLMAALAAGTAAAQATVSRTGNLTNAGVTITNTASATFQDPSNTSNTLSASSNTVSTTVLPKYGFNITYPAGGDSDATDTTANAPATHQRTNVVPGTRVVFPYVAVNNGNAAQDITLSSDSTSGVSNVLYFLTNPDTNGDGIVSNAELAAATAVTTITLPVQGDDPATGTVETNSGIVSFYQVYTATGLADVVVGATPIATGQVWSGTANVSATEQKDPATPAYDDLWWQYNSAKIIKVQLTNDPSNPGTTKVTLPPTGSTPVPGYTSGTTPIAVSGDEQSAYPKADADTNPDSVVFTNVISNGAAVADPVTLSVVPRTTFPVTGFSQTVTATATPGVYTVTQTNPDGSTTTATVTLSATSVTVPATGSSTYTVTVTYPDQDTANPYPVYVSVGAESGNDTDTTVDDTTFDTIYPPALQFRDKVTDAAVQAGTAGNPAVFPMVVANTGEYADTYTLSGYTVVKLLDGSQAIVPINYSGTGVTQTGTRSVTDAGTGLTATIPVYTTGAISANGTLDVNASVTLPANVSYTTGTSGYLLNQSVTSVYSGITATDTNDKITVALNGALAVAKFTKTATSYATGSEYVLNGTASTGTSSDPRSVANPADYSAVNTTSYAPGVTYSYKIIGKNTYNTRIEKFYLTDALNTNLNFVSLTGTVTGNTLVGGTDTSGTTVIYSTDGNTWTTTAPTSGTSVYVAVDDPTQTGNQPGSLDPSATLDMTITVNIK from the coding sequence ATGAAAACCACCCACCTGTTCACGCTCATGGCCGCACTGGCCGCCGGCACGGCCGCCGCTCAGGCCACTGTCAGCCGCACCGGCAACCTCACCAACGCGGGCGTAACCATCACCAACACCGCCTCCGCCACCTTCCAGGACCCCTCCAACACCAGCAACACCCTGAGCGCCAGCTCCAACACCGTGAGCACCACCGTACTGCCCAAGTACGGCTTCAACATCACCTACCCCGCCGGCGGCGACAGCGACGCCACCGACACCACCGCCAACGCCCCCGCCACCCACCAGCGCACCAACGTCGTGCCGGGCACCCGCGTGGTCTTCCCGTACGTGGCAGTCAACAACGGCAACGCCGCGCAGGACATCACCTTGAGCTCCGACAGCACCAGCGGCGTCAGCAACGTCCTGTACTTCCTGACCAACCCCGACACCAACGGCGACGGCATCGTGAGCAACGCGGAACTGGCGGCCGCCACCGCCGTCACGACCATCACCCTGCCCGTCCAGGGCGACGATCCCGCCACCGGGACAGTCGAGACCAACTCAGGCATCGTGAGCTTCTACCAGGTCTACACTGCCACCGGACTCGCCGACGTGGTCGTCGGGGCCACACCCATCGCCACCGGCCAAGTCTGGAGCGGCACCGCCAACGTGAGCGCCACCGAACAGAAGGATCCCGCCACCCCCGCGTACGACGACCTGTGGTGGCAGTACAACAGCGCCAAGATCATCAAGGTGCAGCTGACCAATGATCCCAGCAACCCCGGGACCACCAAAGTTACCCTGCCCCCCACCGGCAGCACCCCCGTCCCCGGCTACACCTCCGGCACCACGCCGATCGCGGTGTCCGGCGACGAGCAGAGCGCCTACCCCAAAGCGGACGCCGACACCAACCCTGACTCCGTCGTCTTCACCAACGTCATCAGCAACGGCGCGGCCGTCGCCGACCCGGTGACCCTGAGCGTCGTGCCCCGCACCACCTTCCCCGTAACCGGCTTCAGCCAGACCGTCACCGCGACCGCCACCCCTGGCGTGTACACCGTCACGCAGACCAACCCGGACGGCAGCACCACCACCGCCACCGTGACCCTCAGCGCGACGAGCGTGACCGTTCCCGCCACTGGCAGCAGCACCTACACCGTCACCGTCACCTACCCCGACCAAGACACCGCCAACCCCTACCCCGTGTACGTGTCCGTGGGCGCCGAATCGGGCAACGACACCGACACCACCGTCGACGACACCACCTTCGACACCATCTACCCGCCCGCGCTGCAGTTCAGGGACAAGGTCACCGACGCGGCCGTGCAGGCCGGCACCGCTGGCAACCCCGCCGTCTTCCCGATGGTGGTCGCCAACACCGGCGAGTACGCCGACACCTACACCCTCTCGGGCTACACCGTGGTGAAACTGCTCGACGGCAGCCAGGCCATCGTGCCCATCAACTACAGCGGCACGGGCGTCACCCAGACCGGCACCCGCTCGGTCACGGACGCCGGAACCGGCCTGACCGCCACCATCCCCGTGTACACCACGGGCGCCATCAGCGCCAACGGCACCCTGGACGTCAACGCCTCCGTGACGCTGCCCGCGAACGTCAGCTACACCACCGGCACCAGCGGCTACCTCCTCAACCAGAGCGTCACCTCGGTGTACAGCGGCATCACGGCCACCGACACCAACGACAAGATCACCGTGGCCCTGAACGGCGCGCTGGCTGTCGCGAAGTTCACGAAGACCGCCACCAGCTACGCGACCGGCAGCGAGTACGTCCTGAACGGCACCGCCAGCACCGGCACCAGCAGTGATCCCCGCTCCGTGGCCAACCCCGCCGACTACAGCGCGGTGAACACCACCAGCTACGCGCCCGGCGTCACGTACAGCTACAAGATCATCGGCAAGAACACCTACAACACCCGCATCGAGAAGTTCTACCTGACCGACGCGCTGAACACCAACCTGAACTTCGTGAGCCTGACCGGCACCGTGACCGGCAACACCCTGGTCGGCGGCACCGACACCAGCGGCACGACCGTCATCTACAGCACCGACGGCAACACCTGGACCACCACCGCCCCCACCAGCGGCACCAGCGTCTACGTGGCCGTGGATGACCCCACCCAGACGGGCAACCAGCCCGGCAGCCTGGATCCCAGCGCCACGCTGGACATGACCATCACCGTCAACATCAAGTAA
- a CDS encoding DUF11 domain-containing protein, producing MNRSTSLALTALLFAGSAAQALTPAGTVILNQAQAEFLPPDAGSTVQVQSNEVRTVVQAVCSVSVTPDGTVTQPDQSASVLPGEQAVFTYTVVNTGNARFTFPVGAQAETGSTVSPTLRVVNDLNGNGQVDTNEPDVTDVTLDADQQARVLLVAQAGAAGNAFVNLTASCAGGVNADTNNVSVLRVGPPPVLGVRKTFTPALVRPGTETTVNVTTSNSGQGESREVILTDLLTDQIARGLSFVPGSAQTNVGTLEYTQDGTTWTTAEVSPVRGVRVRVPSLAPGASVQLQFRMLATPSAEGQQFVNTATARTGQDQSSGSATADVRYQPAVAIGPAGNPEAPEGSPADRQSTTFAVAGQLVCFDHTAKNTGDVQDSYRVTVTYPQGAAAATLLGENGQPLVQPLILAPGQTAAVRVCYDAQPGALDALITIQGDRGTSNATHDLIGTVQSGLPELRKTYAAVSGATRQPIPVGGTVAVGDTITYTLSVRNPFDHPVTNVVITDLIPAHLDAQSISDGGVISGQPGAQTAQWTLGTLAPGETRAVTVTTLVSARAVDGEALLNTFSMVSTELPRALASNQVQTPVWSARLLISKQVSAAEATYGDKLTYTLVIRNESATTSIDDAIITDTPASGLEYVPGTSTLDGQPLADPVILDGVLKWTVPTIGPSRSIRIGYQTRVTPAATGELVNTAVVTGQGAGGQAQAIASNVATATTKLNPLKFAPLADILGTVFVDRNRNGLFDPLLDQPVPRARILLAGGREALTDARGRYSFPNVALGTQALRLDSNTTPYPPLNVAQDGGLSGTRTVFVRGLTSVDFPLAPLGGQIDALRRTTLTMGDVTLEKAVYIVDGGYVVTLRLRTPRRLEDVTLTDPLPQGAVLKEGRNIHVGTVEAGDLNLTYRFDWTGEPRAATTDPDLSWRY from the coding sequence GTGAACCGTTCCACTTCCCTGGCCCTGACTGCCCTGCTGTTCGCCGGTTCGGCCGCGCAGGCCCTGACCCCCGCCGGCACCGTCATCCTGAACCAGGCGCAGGCGGAATTCCTGCCGCCCGACGCGGGCAGCACTGTTCAGGTTCAGTCGAACGAGGTGCGGACGGTCGTGCAGGCCGTCTGCTCGGTCAGCGTTACGCCTGATGGAACGGTCACGCAACCCGATCAGAGCGCTTCCGTTCTGCCTGGTGAGCAGGCTGTCTTCACCTACACGGTTGTGAATACCGGGAACGCGCGGTTCACCTTCCCGGTGGGTGCGCAGGCCGAAACGGGCAGCACCGTGAGCCCCACGCTGCGCGTCGTGAACGACCTGAACGGCAACGGGCAGGTCGACACGAATGAGCCGGACGTGACGGACGTGACCCTGGACGCTGATCAGCAGGCGCGGGTGCTGCTGGTCGCGCAGGCCGGCGCGGCCGGGAATGCGTTCGTGAACCTCACGGCGTCCTGCGCGGGCGGCGTGAACGCGGACACCAATAATGTCAGCGTGCTCCGGGTCGGCCCGCCCCCCGTGCTGGGCGTCCGGAAGACCTTCACGCCTGCCCTGGTCCGGCCGGGCACCGAGACGACCGTGAATGTCACCACCAGCAACTCCGGTCAGGGTGAGAGCCGCGAGGTGATCCTGACCGACCTGCTGACCGATCAGATTGCGCGCGGTCTGAGCTTCGTGCCCGGCAGCGCCCAGACGAACGTGGGGACGCTGGAGTACACCCAGGACGGCACCACCTGGACGACGGCCGAGGTGAGTCCTGTGCGTGGCGTGCGCGTTCGCGTGCCCAGCCTCGCCCCCGGCGCGAGCGTGCAACTTCAGTTCCGGATGCTGGCCACGCCCTCCGCGGAAGGGCAGCAGTTCGTGAACACCGCCACCGCCCGCACCGGTCAGGACCAGAGCAGTGGCAGCGCCACCGCCGACGTCCGCTACCAGCCCGCCGTGGCCATCGGTCCCGCCGGGAACCCCGAGGCGCCCGAGGGCAGCCCAGCCGACCGCCAGAGCACCACCTTCGCGGTGGCCGGTCAGCTCGTGTGCTTCGATCACACCGCCAAGAACACCGGGGACGTGCAGGACAGCTACCGCGTGACCGTCACGTACCCCCAGGGCGCGGCCGCCGCCACGCTGCTCGGCGAGAACGGCCAGCCTCTCGTGCAGCCCCTGATCCTGGCGCCCGGTCAGACGGCCGCCGTGCGCGTCTGCTACGACGCGCAGCCCGGCGCGCTGGACGCCCTGATCACCATTCAGGGCGACCGCGGCACCAGCAATGCCACCCACGATCTGATCGGCACGGTGCAGAGCGGCCTGCCGGAACTGCGCAAGACCTACGCGGCCGTCAGTGGCGCCACCCGGCAGCCCATCCCCGTGGGCGGCACGGTCGCTGTGGGTGACACGATCACGTACACCCTCTCGGTCCGCAACCCCTTCGACCACCCGGTCACGAACGTGGTGATCACCGACCTCATCCCGGCACACCTGGACGCCCAGAGCATCAGTGACGGGGGCGTGATCAGCGGGCAGCCCGGCGCGCAGACCGCGCAGTGGACGCTGGGGACCCTGGCGCCCGGCGAGACCCGCGCGGTCACGGTGACCACGCTCGTCTCGGCGCGCGCCGTGGACGGCGAGGCGCTGCTGAACACCTTCAGCATGGTCAGCACCGAGTTGCCCCGGGCGCTCGCCAGCAATCAGGTGCAGACGCCCGTCTGGAGTGCCCGCCTGCTGATCAGCAAGCAGGTCAGCGCTGCGGAAGCCACCTACGGCGACAAGCTCACGTACACCCTGGTCATCAGGAACGAGTCCGCGACCACCAGCATTGATGACGCCATCATCACCGACACCCCGGCCAGCGGCCTGGAGTACGTGCCGGGCACCAGCACCCTGGACGGCCAGCCCCTGGCTGATCCGGTCATCCTGGACGGCGTCCTGAAGTGGACGGTTCCGACCATCGGCCCCAGCCGCAGCATCCGCATCGGGTACCAGACGCGCGTAACGCCCGCCGCGACCGGCGAACTCGTGAACACCGCCGTCGTGACCGGCCAGGGCGCCGGCGGGCAGGCCCAGGCGATCGCCAGCAACGTCGCGACCGCCACCACGAAACTCAACCCGCTGAAGTTCGCGCCGCTGGCGGACATTCTGGGCACCGTGTTCGTGGACCGCAACCGCAACGGCCTGTTCGACCCGCTGCTGGACCAGCCGGTCCCGCGCGCCCGCATCCTGCTGGCCGGCGGCCGCGAGGCCCTCACCGACGCGCGCGGCCGCTACTCGTTCCCGAACGTGGCGCTGGGCACGCAGGCGCTGCGCCTGGACTCCAACACCACGCCCTACCCGCCCCTGAACGTCGCGCAGGACGGCGGCCTGAGCGGCACGCGCACGGTGTTCGTGCGCGGCCTGACCAGCGTGGACTTCCCGCTCGCGCCGCTGGGCGGCCAGATCGACGCGCTGCGCCGCACCACCCTGACCATGGGGGACGTGACACTCGAAAAGGCCGTGTACATCGTGGACGGCGGGTACGTGGTCACGCTGCGCCTGCGCACGCCCCGCCGCCTGGAGGACGTGACCCTCACCGACCCGCTGCCGCAGGGCGCGGTTCTGAAAGAAGGTAGAAATATTCACGTCGGTACCGTGGAGGCAGGTGACCTGAACCTCACCTACCGCTTCGACTGGACGGGCGAGCCTCGGGCCGCCACCACCGATCCAGATCTGAGCTGGAGGTACTGA
- a CDS encoding DUF11 domain-containing protein, producing MQPDFKRFATTLSALLAASVSAGAQNVSTSLPLTSVGDRLMWTVGDQDLILDVPLAGPVRLELYSPRVDPGDYRSDTYYGDEQYDAGRSPVSTTFSVLREDGSTLLTRTFTPGQHDWATLLDQDLPAGRYHLRAATSGNGKNTFAIRLAGVSADVHADQLSVNVHSRDWVPAVNITTDGRAHVLRLYDGDGPQELEARLRDAQGHIYPLQVSADLSVTDLPLPATPGAYTVELRQPAGARQFSNTVGFSLLRDGTPTPMTVARVDQTGTLSVRAELVLPNGTRPTQAQVTVGNTPLTVQGQVEQRVPTGTYPVTAAPVPGAQVSVSGNVTVPRDGRGDTLVQVRPTVNLDLSADKLDVCQGDTVTLRARASTAFAGDLPLDLTLDAPGLSDKRVRTGTLNAATPGELTFTAAASQPGPLTVTARLAPWGLERQVQLNVRPERTTLQLQRDLPASAAVGDEVTVTLRVTNTGDTQQSYTLEDQVPAGLQVTDPTRFSGTLAPGETRTLSYRATVQQAGDLTVSGQLTSDGCAAPQSSQGTLNAQAPAEPSPAQTPTGTPAPQASAPQQLRSSSVSLPFDAPSQATEIVIAHAPPASAQYVPGSARLNGAALADPQVGPSGTLYWTLPGPAQRGGTAVRGTVTYDLSHTGPLAELPAPALLARFKGERSEVLHGTLSDADLRAARAQGSEQAANDGAIKFPLQGTLIRIRDRINVTVEVPLDGPVALRVNGQPVSEDRIGETTIDPGQGVRRLTFIGVPLQPGTNTLQLGADTVTVQLVGATSRIEVKPVALTADGATPLRLKIRTLDASGNLTSQDSVTLRSNIDPTQQGASSATGTYTLPLVNGEGELVLQPQSTPTTLKLQVVQGQDVTTYTFDVTPDSSRVGVGLISATLGLDGHLSLADDLTWQARASYEGPLAGGKLYVAADKAGLPTEQDTLRRFATFGDASTQSTAMQGIDPVAIRYDHPSFRAEYRTGSLPIDVLPVGEQLTALTVASKSNPQVSGFVALVPEDRVTDTLKPERTRLLRLTRGDIAPGSETLVVTTLERGTGKVLRQVTLQRNTDYILDGRTGIITLARALDDLDLDGNDVRVQATYRINDPLAQRKLAYGAQVKYQTERVSVGVAAVSLDGTVTTGARASYTNGATRADGLLTYSGGFQASGDFSTKVGSSAIQARIRYQDGSYHGLAPITPGLNASASVTTQHTSRLSSNVQAEYHNTLGATTTDTQGGSVTARADYRVAPFSIGAGVKYAYGDQYGVGAVLSAGYHKAPLDVDITHTQPLAGGAGGNLDPITTISTRYAVTDAITVGLTDELNWKTGQRATLSLDTRVGSANYQVAYDLPSAGGQGNRARFGVTTSVPISKELTAGVRASATYDISAQKPELGAGVDLSYKTSAVSATAGTDLTYSNLGFGVVLRGGISGSLTEHLTLTGDGLVEFGAGKNGQRVALGFAYRDRTFNALGSVRYVNGTLAGTQPELSSSLAAEYRQPTWAVRAGLDTRTLLNDPGSFTAQLGLSGTYYVTDRVGVGAWGRVLAQPGSQTTQLGYGLEASYRALPGTWVTVGYNPQGFVGLGGPDTRRGAYLRLDLTVDDSVSARK from the coding sequence GTGCAACCGGACTTTAAACGCTTCGCGACCACCCTCTCGGCCCTGCTGGCCGCGAGCGTTTCGGCCGGCGCACAGAACGTCAGCACCAGCCTGCCCCTGACCTCGGTCGGCGACCGACTCATGTGGACGGTCGGGGATCAGGACCTGATCCTCGACGTGCCCCTGGCCGGTCCGGTGCGGCTGGAGCTGTACAGCCCCCGCGTGGACCCCGGCGATTACCGCTCGGACACGTACTACGGTGACGAGCAGTACGACGCGGGCCGCAGCCCGGTCAGCACCACCTTCAGCGTGCTGCGCGAGGACGGCAGCACCCTGCTGACGCGCACCTTCACGCCCGGCCAGCACGACTGGGCCACGCTGCTCGACCAGGACCTGCCCGCCGGCCGCTACCACCTGCGCGCCGCCACGAGCGGCAACGGCAAGAACACCTTCGCGATCCGCCTGGCGGGCGTCAGCGCCGACGTGCACGCCGACCAGCTGAGCGTGAACGTCCACTCGCGCGACTGGGTGCCCGCCGTGAACATCACCACCGACGGCCGCGCCCACGTGCTGCGCCTGTACGACGGTGACGGCCCGCAGGAACTCGAGGCGCGGCTGCGGGACGCCCAGGGTCACATCTACCCGCTGCAGGTCAGCGCGGACCTGAGCGTCACCGACCTGCCGCTGCCCGCCACGCCCGGCGCGTACACCGTCGAACTGCGCCAGCCTGCCGGCGCGCGGCAGTTCAGCAACACCGTCGGCTTCAGTCTGCTGCGCGACGGCACGCCCACCCCGATGACGGTCGCCCGCGTGGACCAGACTGGCACGCTCAGCGTCCGCGCCGAACTGGTCCTCCCGAACGGAACCCGCCCCACCCAGGCGCAGGTCACGGTCGGCAACACCCCCCTGACCGTGCAGGGGCAGGTCGAGCAGCGCGTCCCCACCGGCACGTACCCCGTCACGGCCGCGCCCGTGCCCGGCGCGCAGGTCAGCGTGAGCGGCAACGTCACCGTGCCCAGGGACGGGCGCGGCGACACCCTCGTGCAGGTGCGCCCCACAGTCAACCTGGACCTCAGCGCCGACAAGCTCGACGTCTGCCAGGGCGACACCGTCACGCTGCGCGCCCGGGCCAGCACTGCCTTCGCGGGCGATCTGCCCCTGGACCTCACGCTGGACGCCCCCGGCCTGAGTGACAAACGTGTCAGAACCGGCACCCTGAACGCCGCCACGCCCGGCGAGCTGACTTTCACCGCTGCGGCCAGCCAGCCCGGCCCGCTGACCGTCACCGCCCGCCTGGCCCCCTGGGGCCTGGAACGGCAGGTGCAGCTGAACGTCCGCCCCGAACGCACCACCCTGCAACTCCAGCGCGACCTGCCCGCCAGCGCGGCCGTCGGCGACGAGGTGACCGTCACCCTGCGCGTCACGAACACTGGCGACACACAGCAGAGCTACACGCTGGAAGACCAGGTGCCCGCCGGCCTTCAGGTCACGGACCCCACCCGCTTCAGTGGCACCCTCGCCCCCGGCGAGACCCGCACCCTGAGCTACCGCGCGACCGTCCAGCAGGCCGGTGACCTGACCGTCAGCGGCCAGCTGACCTCCGACGGCTGCGCCGCCCCCCAGTCCAGCCAGGGCACCCTGAACGCGCAGGCGCCCGCCGAGCCCAGCCCGGCCCAGACGCCCACGGGCACCCCTGCCCCTCAGGCGTCGGCGCCGCAGCAGCTGCGCAGCAGCAGCGTCTCGCTGCCCTTTGACGCGCCCAGCCAGGCCACCGAGATCGTCATCGCGCACGCCCCGCCCGCCAGCGCGCAGTACGTGCCCGGCAGCGCCCGCCTGAACGGCGCGGCCCTCGCAGACCCCCAGGTGGGCCCCAGCGGCACCCTGTACTGGACGCTCCCCGGCCCCGCCCAGCGCGGCGGCACGGCCGTGCGCGGCACCGTCACGTACGACCTGAGCCACACCGGACCGCTGGCCGAACTGCCCGCCCCGGCCCTGCTGGCCCGCTTCAAGGGTGAACGCAGCGAGGTGCTGCACGGCACCCTCAGCGACGCGGACCTCAGGGCGGCGCGCGCCCAGGGCAGCGAGCAGGCCGCGAACGACGGCGCGATCAAGTTCCCGCTCCAGGGCACCCTGATCCGCATCCGCGACCGCATCAACGTCACCGTTGAAGTCCCCCTGGACGGCCCCGTGGCCCTGCGCGTGAACGGCCAGCCCGTCAGTGAGGACCGCATCGGGGAGACCACCATTGACCCCGGCCAGGGCGTGCGCCGCCTCACGTTCATCGGCGTGCCCCTGCAACCCGGCACGAACACCCTGCAACTCGGCGCGGACACCGTCACCGTGCAGCTTGTGGGCGCCACCAGCCGCATCGAGGTCAAGCCCGTCGCCCTGACCGCCGACGGCGCCACGCCCCTGCGCCTGAAGATCCGCACCCTGGATGCCAGCGGCAACCTGACCAGCCAGGACAGCGTGACCCTGCGCAGCAACATCGACCCCACCCAGCAGGGCGCCAGCAGCGCCACCGGCACGTACACCCTGCCGCTCGTGAACGGCGAGGGCGAACTCGTCCTGCAACCCCAGTCCACGCCCACCACACTCAAGTTGCAGGTCGTGCAGGGGCAGGACGTCACCACCTACACCTTCGACGTCACGCCCGACAGCAGCCGCGTCGGCGTGGGCCTGATCAGCGCCACCCTGGGCCTGGACGGCCACCTCAGCCTCGCCGACGACCTGACCTGGCAGGCCCGCGCCAGCTACGAGGGGCCCCTTGCCGGCGGCAAACTGTACGTCGCTGCCGACAAGGCCGGCCTGCCCACCGAGCAGGACACCCTGCGCCGCTTCGCGACCTTCGGCGACGCCAGCACCCAGAGCACCGCGATGCAGGGCATCGACCCCGTCGCCATCCGGTACGACCACCCCAGCTTCCGCGCCGAGTACCGCACCGGCAGCCTGCCCATTGACGTGCTGCCCGTCGGCGAGCAGCTGACCGCCCTGACCGTCGCCAGCAAGAGCAACCCCCAGGTCAGCGGCTTCGTGGCCCTGGTCCCCGAGGACCGCGTCACGGACACCTTGAAGCCCGAACGCACCCGCCTGCTGCGCCTCACGCGCGGCGACATCGCCCCCGGCAGCGAAACGCTAGTTGTCACCACCCTGGAACGCGGCACCGGCAAGGTCCTGCGGCAGGTGACCTTGCAGCGCAACACGGACTACATCCTCGACGGGCGCACTGGGATCATCACCCTGGCCCGCGCCCTGGACGACCTGGACCTCGACGGCAACGACGTGCGCGTTCAGGCCACGTACCGCATCAACGACCCGCTCGCGCAGCGCAAGCTCGCCTACGGCGCGCAGGTGAAGTACCAGACCGAACGCGTCAGTGTTGGCGTGGCCGCCGTCAGCCTGGACGGCACCGTCACCACCGGCGCCCGCGCCAGCTACACCAACGGCGCCACCCGCGCCGACGGCCTGCTCACCTACTCCGGCGGCTTCCAGGCCAGCGGGGACTTCAGCACCAAGGTCGGCAGCAGCGCCATCCAGGCCCGCATCCGCTACCAGGACGGCAGCTACCACGGTCTGGCGCCCATCACGCCCGGCCTGAACGCCAGCGCCAGCGTCACCACGCAGCACACCAGCCGCCTCAGCAGCAACGTGCAGGCCGAGTACCACAACACCCTGGGCGCCACCACCACCGACACCCAGGGCGGCAGCGTCACCGCCCGCGCCGACTACCGCGTCGCGCCCTTCAGCATCGGCGCGGGCGTCAAGTACGCCTACGGTGACCAGTACGGCGTCGGCGCCGTCCTCAGCGCCGGGTACCATAAGGCCCCGCTGGACGTGGACATCACCCACACCCAGCCGCTCGCGGGAGGCGCCGGAGGCAACCTCGATCCTATCACCACCATCAGCACCCGCTACGCCGTCACGGACGCCATCACGGTGGGCCTCACCGACGAACTCAACTGGAAGACCGGGCAGCGCGCCACCCTCAGCCTCGACACCCGCGTGGGCAGCGCCAACTACCAGGTCGCGTACGACCTGCCCAGCGCCGGCGGCCAGGGCAACCGCGCGCGGTTCGGCGTCACCACCAGCGTGCCCATCAGCAAGGAACTCACCGCCGGCGTGCGCGCCAGCGCCACGTACGACATCAGCGCGCAGAAACCTGAACTCGGCGCCGGCGTGGACCTCAGCTACAAGACCAGCGCCGTCAGCGCCACCGCCGGCACCGACCTCACCTACAGCAACCTGGGCTTCGGCGTGGTGCTGCGCGGCGGGATCAGCGGCAGCCTCACCGAGCACCTCACCCTCACCGGGGACGGCCTCGTGGAATTCGGCGCGGGCAAGAACGGCCAGCGCGTCGCCCTGGGCTTCGCGTACCGCGACCGCACCTTCAACGCCCTGGGCAGCGTCCGCTACGTGAACGGCACCCTGGCCGGCACTCAACCCGAACTGAGCAGCAGCCTGGCCGCCGAGTACCGCCAGCCCACCTGGGCCGTGCGCGCCGGCCTGGACACCCGCACCCTGCTCAACGACCCGGGCAGCTTCACCGCGCAGCTGGGCCTCAGCGGCACGTACTACGTCACCGACCGCGTCGGTGTGGGCGCCTGGGGCCGCGTGCTCGCCCAGCCGGGCAGCCAGACCACCCAGCTCGGCTACGGCCTCGAAGCCAGCTACCGCGCCCTGCCCGGCACGTGGGTCACCGTCGGCTACAACCCCCAGGGCTTCGTCGGCCTGGGCGGCCCCGACACCCGCCGCGGCGCGTACCTGCGCCTCGACCTGACTGTCGACGACTCTGTGAGTGCGCGGAAGTAA